The Gemmatimonadaceae bacterium genome contains a region encoding:
- a CDS encoding ion channel, with protein sequence MTIAPPQQPDVEEPKDLGLGSIVGGANEKRLLNRDGSFNPRRRGLPFMTRLAPYHFLLTISWPKFLALVGVGFFAANSLFAFLYLACGAGALEGIPSSQTGGSFGRAFFFSVETLSTIGYGNIVPNGVAPHLVMTFESLTGLLVFALGTGILFARFSRPTAAIVFSNRSVVAPYRGITAFMFRVTNARSNQIVEIEAKVLFSRIEGSVRKYDELKLERSRVTFFPLSWTVVHPIDEKSPMRGYTHADFVAKDAEFLILLAGIDETFSQTVHARSSYKPEEIVVGEKFVNIYNDVDADGVISIDVRRLSETEPPPEDDYSQTSTWHHTGHFAGYAPRKK encoded by the coding sequence GTGACGATCGCGCCCCCGCAGCAACCCGACGTCGAAGAACCCAAGGACCTTGGGTTAGGCTCGATCGTCGGCGGCGCCAACGAAAAGCGGCTGCTCAACCGCGACGGCTCGTTCAACCCGCGCCGTCGCGGTCTGCCGTTCATGACCCGGTTGGCGCCGTACCATTTTCTGCTCACGATCAGCTGGCCCAAGTTCCTCGCGCTCGTCGGCGTGGGATTCTTCGCGGCCAACAGCCTGTTCGCGTTCTTGTATCTCGCGTGCGGCGCCGGGGCGCTCGAGGGAATTCCGTCGAGCCAGACCGGCGGGTCGTTCGGGCGGGCGTTCTTCTTCAGCGTCGAAACGCTGTCGACGATCGGCTACGGCAACATCGTTCCGAACGGCGTGGCCCCGCACCTCGTCATGACCTTCGAGTCCCTCACCGGGCTCCTCGTCTTCGCGCTCGGCACGGGAATCCTCTTCGCGCGATTCTCGCGCCCGACCGCGGCGATCGTGTTCAGCAACAGGTCGGTCGTCGCGCCGTACCGCGGGATCACGGCGTTCATGTTCCGCGTCACCAACGCCCGCAGCAACCAGATCGTCGAGATCGAGGCGAAGGTCCTGTTCAGCCGTATCGAGGGCTCGGTGCGTAAGTACGACGAGCTCAAACTCGAGCGCTCGCGCGTCACCTTCTTTCCGCTCAGCTGGACGGTCGTCCACCCGATCGACGAAAAAAGCCCGATGCGCGGCTACACGCACGCCGACTTCGTGGCAAAGGACGCCGAGTTCCTCATCCTCCTCGCCGGCATCGACGAAACGTTCTCGCAGACCGTCCACGCCCGCTCGTCCTACAAGCCTGAAGAGATCGTCGTGGGCGAGAAGTTCGTCAACATCTACAACGACGTCGACGCGGACGGTGTCATCAGCATCGACGTGCGCAGGCTGAGCGAGACCGAGCCGCCGCCCGAAGACGATTACTCACAGACTTCGACGTGGCACCACACGGGGCACTTCGCGGGGTACGCGCCCCGCAAGAAGTAG
- a CDS encoding prolyl oligopeptidase family serine peptidase — MRVGILRSLLVLSLGPVAVLAAQQPAPASGSAKQMQPADLKAWKTIRSPVLSPDGKWFAYVLAPNEGDANVIIRSTGTDNKEYTFPIGSSDGGRGGGGGRGGAAPDAGGGPLAISADSRWVAFMVYPAAAGGRGGRGGAGRGGRGGGAQTTDGAAQTPAPQNKLALVNLATGEKKEFDRVRRYAFNGDKPTWLAIQAPAEAPSAPAGNAAGGAARGGGAGGNAAAGRAEGTDLLLYNLSNGEAVNVGNVAEFGFDDSGDWLAYTIDARDAIGNGVQLRNMKSDVVRPIDSDRALYRHLVWSDSLDALAVLRGRIDSTARDTVYSVVAFSNIAAQTPTKTVFDASQHAEFPKDMAVSVDRAPRLAEDLSAVFFGVHAAKKPAALLAGRGGSVIQAGAPGMGGTINQPRVNEATEENPSLILWNVKDPRLQSQQIVQEAQDRAFTFLSEYRLADNRFVQLADEALRNVNVAPHDHFAIGTDTREYENNASYTGRTYEDDFTVDLRTGKRDLVLKKHRPSIRIASPNGKEELYWGDDGNYWVLDLATGAKRNVTKGTGVNFSNTDDDHNYLVPPPRAPFGWTRDGASVLLSDGWDVWKVPTNGTGSAVNLTVNGKRDQIRYNRVYAFERGVTTGGGRGGRGGRGGGGASLGLDLSQPLYVGAYGEWTKKAGLSRVDPGTPGAKSLVWDDATFDFQKAREGDVFLYTKQTSRDFPNYFVANADFKGGRQLTDADPQQKDFAWTSGVKLINYTSAKGDKLQGALYLPANYEPGKKYPLLVTIYEKRSNLANTYVTPSETSTPNRSIYTSRGYAVLDPDIVYRVNDPGMSAVWCVIPAVKAAIATGMIDSSNVGLWGHSWGGYQTAFLVTQTNIFKAAIAGAPLTNMVSMYASVYWNTGNSDASIFEDSQGRFKGNVAENTEAYIRNSPVFHAEKVKTPLIILADDKDGAVDFNQGITYYNTLAQLKKDVILLEYVGENHGLARPINQKDYAMRQKDWFDHYLKGVPAPDWMTKGIPRIKMDEYWQSLKAQQAGPIVP; from the coding sequence ATGCGCGTCGGCATCCTTCGTTCGCTCCTCGTTCTTTCACTCGGTCCCGTGGCGGTTCTCGCCGCGCAGCAACCGGCGCCGGCAAGCGGCTCGGCCAAGCAGATGCAGCCGGCGGACCTCAAGGCGTGGAAGACCATTCGCTCGCCGGTGTTGTCTCCCGACGGCAAATGGTTCGCGTACGTGCTGGCGCCGAACGAGGGCGACGCGAACGTGATCATTCGATCGACGGGAACGGACAACAAGGAATACACGTTCCCGATCGGCAGCTCCGACGGTGGTCGCGGCGGTGGCGGCGGGCGAGGCGGCGCCGCGCCGGATGCCGGCGGCGGTCCGCTCGCGATCAGCGCGGATTCGCGCTGGGTGGCGTTCATGGTTTACCCAGCGGCGGCCGGTGGCCGCGGAGGGCGGGGAGGTGCGGGTCGCGGCGGCCGCGGTGGCGGCGCGCAGACGACCGACGGCGCCGCGCAGACGCCCGCGCCGCAGAACAAACTGGCGCTGGTCAATCTCGCGACCGGCGAGAAAAAAGAATTCGATCGCGTGCGGCGCTACGCGTTCAACGGCGACAAGCCGACCTGGCTCGCGATTCAAGCTCCCGCTGAAGCGCCGTCCGCTCCCGCGGGGAACGCGGCGGGTGGCGCGGCCCGAGGCGGTGGCGCCGGAGGAAACGCGGCGGCCGGACGCGCCGAAGGCACCGATCTGCTGCTCTACAACCTCTCGAACGGCGAAGCGGTGAACGTCGGCAACGTCGCCGAATTCGGATTCGACGACAGCGGCGACTGGCTCGCATACACCATCGACGCGCGCGACGCGATCGGCAACGGCGTTCAGTTGCGCAACATGAAGAGCGACGTCGTTCGTCCGATCGACTCCGACCGCGCGCTGTATCGCCACCTCGTGTGGTCCGACAGTCTCGACGCGCTCGCCGTGCTTCGAGGCCGCATCGATTCGACGGCGCGCGACACCGTCTACTCGGTCGTCGCGTTCAGCAACATCGCGGCGCAGACTCCCACGAAGACGGTCTTCGACGCGTCGCAGCACGCCGAGTTCCCGAAGGACATGGCGGTCTCGGTGGATCGGGCGCCGCGACTGGCCGAAGATCTCTCGGCGGTGTTCTTCGGCGTTCACGCGGCCAAGAAGCCCGCCGCGCTGCTCGCGGGCCGAGGTGGCTCGGTGATTCAGGCAGGCGCTCCCGGCATGGGCGGCACGATCAACCAGCCGCGCGTCAACGAAGCGACCGAGGAGAACCCGTCGCTCATTCTCTGGAACGTGAAGGATCCGAGGCTCCAGTCGCAGCAGATCGTGCAGGAAGCGCAAGACCGCGCGTTCACCTTCCTGTCCGAGTATCGCTTGGCCGACAACAGGTTCGTGCAACTCGCCGACGAGGCGCTGCGCAACGTCAACGTCGCGCCGCACGACCATTTCGCGATTGGCACCGACACGCGCGAATACGAGAACAACGCGTCCTATACCGGCCGCACCTACGAGGACGATTTCACGGTCGACCTGCGGACCGGCAAGCGGGACCTCGTGCTCAAAAAGCACCGCCCGTCGATCCGCATCGCGTCGCCGAACGGGAAGGAAGAGCTGTACTGGGGCGACGACGGCAACTACTGGGTGCTCGACCTCGCGACCGGCGCCAAGCGGAACGTCACGAAGGGAACTGGCGTCAACTTCTCGAACACCGACGACGACCACAACTATCTGGTTCCTCCTCCGCGCGCGCCCTTCGGCTGGACGAGAGACGGCGCGTCGGTACTGCTCTCCGACGGCTGGGACGTGTGGAAGGTGCCGACGAACGGCACCGGCTCGGCGGTGAATCTCACCGTCAACGGGAAGCGCGATCAGATCCGCTACAACCGTGTCTACGCGTTCGAGCGGGGCGTGACGACGGGTGGCGGTCGCGGCGGCCGCGGTGGGCGCGGCGGCGGTGGCGCGAGCTTGGGGCTAGATCTCTCGCAGCCGTTGTACGTCGGCGCCTACGGCGAATGGACCAAGAAGGCCGGTCTCTCACGCGTCGATCCGGGAACGCCCGGCGCGAAGTCGCTCGTCTGGGACGACGCGACCTTCGACTTTCAGAAGGCGCGTGAAGGCGACGTTTTCCTGTACACGAAGCAGACGTCGCGCGACTTCCCGAACTACTTCGTCGCGAACGCGGATTTCAAGGGAGGCCGCCAGCTCACCGACGCCGATCCGCAGCAGAAGGATTTCGCCTGGACGAGCGGCGTGAAGCTGATCAACTACACGAGCGCCAAGGGCGACAAGCTCCAGGGCGCGCTCTACCTGCCCGCGAACTACGAGCCGGGCAAAAAATATCCGCTCCTCGTCACCATCTACGAGAAGCGGTCGAACCTCGCGAACACGTACGTGACGCCGAGTGAGACGAGCACGCCGAACCGCAGCATCTACACGAGCCGCGGCTACGCGGTGCTCGATCCGGACATCGTCTATCGCGTCAACGACCCCGGTATGTCGGCCGTGTGGTGCGTGATCCCGGCGGTGAAGGCCGCGATCGCGACCGGAATGATCGACTCGTCGAACGTCGGTCTCTGGGGCCACTCGTGGGGAGGCTACCAGACGGCGTTCCTCGTCACGCAGACCAACATCTTCAAGGCGGCGATCGCCGGCGCACCGCTCACGAACATGGTGAGCATGTACGCGTCGGTGTATTGGAACACCGGCAACTCCGACGCGTCGATCTTCGAGGACAGCCAGGGCCGGTTCAAGGGAAACGTCGCCGAGAACACCGAGGCCTACATCCGCAACTCGCCGGTCTTCCACGCCGAGAAGGTGAAGACGCCGCTCATCATCCTCGCCGACGACAAGGACGGCGCGGTCGACTTCAACCAAGGCATCACGTACTACAACACGCTCGCCCAGCTCAAGAAGGACGTGATCCTGCTCGAGTACGTCGGGGAGAACCACGGCCTGGCGCGTCCGATCAACCAGAAGGACTACGCGATGCGTCAGAAGGATTGGTTCGACCACTACCTCAAAGGCGTCCCGGCTCCCGACTGGATGACCAAGGGAATTCCGCGCATCAAGATGGACGAGTATTGGCAATCTCTAAAGGCGCAGCAAGCGGGGCCGATCGTTCCGTGA
- a CDS encoding P1 family peptidase has protein sequence MRAFTVVVAAFALSPSLVLSQTKPRESELKLPIGGTPGPLDAITDVAGVEVGHATIISGNGKLVVGQGPVRTGVTVVHPRGKANPDPVFAAWFTLNGNGEMTGTTWVEESGYLEGPIAITNTHSVGVVRDAIIKWEVSQMNVLQPWWLPVVAETYDGSLNDINGFHVKEEHAMTALNSATGGLPKEGVVGGGTGMTCLGFKGGIGTASRKLPANQGGYTVGVLVQCNFGARRDLRIAGVPVGEEITDLQPCIANNEPDPPTVRRRHCDAPGHDDKVDDRSEQGSIIVVVATDAPLLPHELKRIAKRVSLGVGRQGGFGGNGSGDIFVAFSTANPKAWSSDSVVSVRMLTNDRISPLFQATAQATEAAITNALLAAETTTGANDYRVYAMPVDRMLDVMRKYGRLK, from the coding sequence ATGCGGGCGTTCACGGTCGTCGTTGCCGCATTCGCGCTCTCACCATCGCTCGTGTTGTCTCAAACGAAGCCGCGTGAAAGCGAACTCAAGCTCCCGATCGGCGGCACGCCGGGGCCGCTCGACGCGATCACAGACGTCGCTGGTGTCGAAGTCGGACACGCCACGATCATCTCTGGCAACGGCAAGTTGGTGGTGGGACAAGGCCCTGTGCGCACCGGCGTGACGGTCGTCCACCCGCGCGGCAAAGCCAACCCGGATCCCGTGTTCGCCGCGTGGTTCACGCTCAACGGCAACGGCGAGATGACCGGAACGACTTGGGTGGAGGAGAGCGGTTATCTCGAGGGCCCGATCGCCATCACGAACACGCACAGCGTCGGCGTCGTACGCGACGCGATCATCAAATGGGAGGTCTCGCAAATGAACGTGCTGCAGCCGTGGTGGCTGCCCGTCGTCGCCGAGACCTACGACGGAAGTCTGAACGACATCAACGGATTTCACGTGAAGGAAGAGCACGCGATGACCGCGCTCAATTCCGCGACCGGCGGGTTGCCGAAAGAGGGTGTTGTCGGCGGCGGGACTGGGATGACTTGCTTGGGCTTCAAGGGTGGCATAGGCACCGCGTCGCGCAAACTGCCGGCGAATCAGGGGGGATACACCGTCGGCGTGCTCGTCCAATGCAACTTTGGCGCGCGTCGCGATCTGCGGATCGCCGGTGTGCCCGTTGGCGAGGAGATCACGGACCTCCAACCGTGCATCGCGAACAACGAACCCGATCCGCCGACCGTACGGCGTCGGCATTGCGACGCGCCAGGGCACGACGACAAGGTCGACGACAGGTCGGAGCAGGGATCGATTATCGTCGTCGTCGCGACGGACGCGCCGCTCCTTCCGCATGAACTCAAGCGCATCGCCAAGCGCGTGTCGCTCGGCGTGGGCCGACAGGGAGGATTCGGCGGCAACGGTTCGGGCGACATCTTCGTCGCCTTTTCCACCGCGAACCCGAAGGCGTGGTCGTCGGACAGCGTGGTGTCGGTCAGGATGCTGACGAACGATCGGATTTCTCCGCTCTTTCAGGCGACCGCGCAGGCCACCGAGGCAGCAATTACCAACGCACTTCTGGCCGCTGAGACGACCACCGGCGCGAACGACTACCGAGTGTACGCGATGCCGGTGGATCGGATGCTCGACGTGATGAGGAAGTACGGCCGCCTGAAGTAG
- a CDS encoding PadR family transcriptional regulator, protein MTIRENAAQTPLTPAVLHILLALAEGERHGYAIAQEIETATEGDIHMGPGTLYGSIRRMLSAGLIDESPRRRRPDDDERRRYYRMTPQGRRLLEAELSRLTRVVRVARGKRILRDPGVA, encoded by the coding sequence ATGACCATACGAGAGAACGCCGCGCAGACGCCGCTCACGCCGGCCGTGCTGCACATCCTGCTCGCTCTCGCCGAGGGAGAACGGCACGGGTACGCGATCGCGCAGGAAATCGAAACGGCGACAGAGGGCGACATTCACATGGGTCCGGGAACGCTGTACGGATCCATTCGACGCATGCTCAGCGCCGGGCTCATCGATGAGTCGCCGCGGCGTCGGCGTCCCGACGACGACGAGCGGCGTCGCTACTACCGAATGACTCCCCAGGGCCGGCGGTTGCTCGAAGCGGAGTTGTCGAGGCTGACGCGCGTCGTGCGGGTGGCTCGGGGCAAGCGAATTCTGCGCGACCCGGGGGTCGCGTGA
- a CDS encoding ABC transporter permease, which produces MTRRSRAGRLYRGALRLLPRDFVERFGDEIAELADDRLREARVGGRAVYAREVLRLFADLGATIPREWLAARTPLSNERPEDNMDILIQDLRFAARGLMRRPAFTAVAAATIALGIGANTAIFSVVDASLIRPLPYDHPDRLTIIWGSQGTQSNQGVVYADYVDWRRLNRTFVDLGAFRGQSVNLTGSDTPDRLIGAFVSASFLKVINTKLERGRLFSEAETELATKAPVAIVSHETWVSRFGSDPSLVGKPLTINGTVFTVIGITAPNMPVPLYSTAPDVMVPIGYYPNAHGLDRGTRGISVVGRLKPDVTVAAADRDLKAIEKQLANDFPITNTGTSADVVSLKEFGVAQSKVRLLLMLGAALIVLLIACANVANLQLARGASRTREMSVRAALGAGRMRMARQLLTESVVLSLMGGVIGLGVAFGLTKVLVSLIGSQLPVDPKTVSVDGGVVAFALSVSLACGVLFGLVPAWKASRTDLTAMLRSRIGAGLSHVSTRNALVVVQLALSLSLLASAGLLARSLMALQHVDPGFDGDRLLTAQFRLPAAKYDTPEKIWTMFDRTVHELRSLPGVESAALVRASPLSGNGEQYPTAIEGRGEVAASDAAQVQVNSITTDYFRTMRIPVLAGRDVEDGDRAGALPVAVVNKTFAEKMWPGQSPIGKRIKFAGDDWWTIVGVVGDARHFTLDETPLLQAYVPHAQRPQIFTSIVVRTKGDDLKAVALGVRQALWRVDKDQPIWRFRSMQEDLDAVVASPRVMMWLVGIFSVVAVLVAAVGIYGVLSYTMSQRVQEIGIRLALGADARRVTRMVVAEGAKLVGVAVAIGLVGASAATRMLRTQLFGVQPHDALTFVAVTALLASVAILACYVPARRASRVDPMEALRSD; this is translated from the coding sequence GTGACGCGGCGGTCTCGCGCGGGGCGTCTCTATCGCGGCGCTCTCCGGCTCTTGCCGCGCGACTTTGTCGAACGGTTCGGCGACGAGATCGCCGAGTTGGCCGACGATCGCTTGCGCGAGGCGCGCGTTGGCGGACGGGCTGTCTATGCTCGCGAGGTCCTTCGTCTGTTCGCCGATCTCGGCGCCACGATTCCGCGCGAGTGGCTGGCCGCGCGAACTCCTCTCTCCAATGAACGGCCCGAGGACAACATGGACATTCTCATTCAGGACCTCCGGTTCGCCGCACGCGGCCTGATGCGGCGTCCGGCGTTCACAGCCGTCGCCGCTGCGACGATCGCGCTCGGCATCGGCGCGAACACGGCCATCTTCTCGGTGGTGGACGCGTCGCTGATTCGTCCGCTGCCGTACGACCACCCCGACCGCCTCACGATCATCTGGGGTTCACAGGGCACGCAGTCGAATCAGGGCGTCGTGTACGCCGACTATGTCGACTGGCGCCGGCTCAATCGCACGTTCGTCGACCTCGGCGCATTCCGCGGCCAAAGCGTGAACCTCACGGGAAGCGACACGCCCGACCGGCTCATCGGCGCCTTCGTGTCGGCGAGCTTCCTCAAGGTCATCAACACCAAGCTCGAACGCGGCCGGCTTTTCTCCGAGGCTGAGACCGAGCTCGCGACCAAAGCACCGGTCGCGATCGTGTCGCACGAGACTTGGGTCAGTCGATTCGGTTCGGATCCATCGCTCGTGGGAAAGCCGCTGACGATCAACGGAACCGTCTTTACCGTCATCGGCATCACCGCGCCGAACATGCCGGTGCCGCTGTACTCGACCGCGCCGGACGTGATGGTCCCGATCGGGTACTATCCCAACGCGCATGGACTCGACCGCGGAACTCGCGGCATCTCGGTCGTCGGCCGGCTGAAGCCTGACGTGACCGTGGCCGCGGCCGACCGCGATTTGAAAGCGATCGAGAAGCAACTCGCCAACGATTTCCCGATCACGAACACCGGGACGAGCGCCGACGTCGTCTCGCTCAAGGAATTCGGAGTCGCGCAGAGCAAGGTCCGACTGCTGCTCATGCTCGGCGCCGCGCTGATCGTGTTGCTCATCGCGTGCGCCAACGTCGCGAATCTGCAGCTGGCGCGCGGCGCGTCGAGGACACGCGAGATGTCGGTTCGCGCGGCGCTTGGCGCCGGCCGGATGCGTATGGCGCGCCAGCTCCTCACGGAAAGCGTCGTTCTCTCGCTCATGGGGGGCGTGATTGGTCTCGGCGTGGCGTTCGGGCTGACCAAAGTCCTCGTGTCGCTCATCGGTTCGCAGCTGCCGGTCGACCCGAAAACCGTTTCCGTGGACGGCGGAGTCGTGGCATTTGCTTTGAGCGTGTCGTTGGCGTGCGGCGTTTTGTTCGGCCTCGTTCCCGCGTGGAAGGCGTCGCGCACCGACCTCACGGCGATGCTGCGCTCGCGCATCGGCGCGGGGCTCAGCCACGTCTCGACGCGCAACGCGCTCGTCGTCGTGCAGCTCGCGCTCTCACTCTCGTTGCTGGCGTCGGCCGGCCTATTGGCGCGTTCGTTGATGGCGCTCCAGCATGTCGATCCCGGTTTCGACGGCGATCGTCTGCTCACGGCGCAGTTCCGTTTGCCCGCCGCGAAGTACGACACGCCGGAAAAGATCTGGACGATGTTCGACCGGACCGTGCACGAGCTTCGCTCGCTTCCGGGCGTGGAGTCGGCCGCCCTCGTTCGCGCCTCGCCGCTGAGCGGGAACGGCGAGCAGTACCCGACCGCGATCGAGGGGCGCGGCGAGGTCGCCGCGAGCGACGCGGCGCAGGTGCAGGTCAACAGCATCACGACCGACTATTTCCGGACGATGCGGATCCCCGTGCTCGCCGGCCGGGACGTCGAGGACGGCGATCGCGCCGGCGCGCTCCCCGTGGCCGTCGTCAACAAGACATTCGCCGAGAAGATGTGGCCGGGACAATCGCCGATTGGAAAGCGAATCAAGTTCGCCGGCGACGATTGGTGGACGATCGTGGGCGTGGTCGGCGACGCGCGACACTTCACGCTCGACGAAACGCCGCTTCTTCAAGCGTACGTGCCGCACGCGCAGCGTCCGCAGATCTTCACCAGCATCGTCGTGCGGACGAAGGGAGACGATCTCAAGGCCGTCGCCCTAGGCGTGCGGCAAGCGCTGTGGCGCGTCGACAAGGATCAGCCGATCTGGCGCTTCCGCTCGATGCAGGAAGATCTCGACGCCGTCGTCGCGTCGCCGCGCGTCATGATGTGGCTGGTCGGGATCTTCTCGGTCGTCGCCGTGCTCGTCGCCGCCGTCGGCATCTACGGCGTTCTGAGCTACACGATGAGCCAGCGCGTTCAGGAGATCGGAATCCGCCTCGCGCTCGGCGCGGACGCGCGACGGGTGACGCGGATGGTCGTCGCCGAGGGCGCGAAGCTCGTCGGCGTCGCGGTGGCGATCGGACTCGTCGGGGCGTCCGCGGCGACGCGAATGCTCAGAACACAGTTGTTCGGCGTCCAACCACACGACGCGCTCACGTTCGTCGCGGTGACGGCACTCCTGGCGTCGGTGGCGATCCTCGCGTGCTACGTGCCTGCTCGCCGAGCGAGCAGGGTCGATCCGATGGAGGCGCTGCGGTCCGACTGA
- a CDS encoding sigma-70 family RNA polymerase sigma factor, which produces MDVFTQSSVIAGDDGDLPSLVDEVRSGKPAALERLITRVQSRVRGWAVRFTGDEDTADDVAQQVLIGLDRRVKRFDGASRFTTWLFAVTRNAALSERRRTERRIALANEHQSLALDESSRAGATDPDAARLAALVVKYFDALPGRQRQVFELADLRGLTPTEIAAKLGMEAVTVRGHLFKARRAIRAKLLEHHERLLEEYTE; this is translated from the coding sequence ATGGACGTGTTCACGCAATCATCGGTGATCGCGGGCGACGACGGCGACCTGCCGTCGCTCGTTGACGAGGTCCGGTCGGGGAAACCCGCGGCCCTCGAGCGGCTCATCACGCGCGTACAGTCGCGTGTGCGCGGCTGGGCCGTCCGCTTCACCGGCGACGAGGACACGGCGGACGACGTCGCCCAGCAGGTGTTGATCGGCCTCGACCGCCGAGTCAAACGCTTCGATGGTGCGAGCCGCTTCACGACCTGGCTGTTCGCGGTGACGAGGAACGCGGCTTTATCGGAGCGGCGCAGGACGGAACGACGCATCGCCCTGGCGAACGAACACCAGTCGCTCGCGCTCGACGAATCGAGTCGAGCGGGGGCCACGGATCCGGACGCCGCGCGCCTGGCCGCGCTCGTCGTCAAGTACTTCGACGCGCTTCCCGGCCGGCAGCGCCAGGTCTTCGAGCTCGCCGACCTGCGCGGGCTCACGCCGACCGAGATCGCCGCGAAGCTCGGCATGGAGGCCGTCACGGTACGCGGACATCTGTTCAAGGCCAGGCGCGCGATCCGCGCCAAGCTGTTGGAGCATCACGAGCGACTGCTGGAGGAGTACACCGAATGA
- a CDS encoding MFS transporter, whose translation MTAPRTSAAVAKPTAYTPPEVTGHRAAVAASFLGWTLDAFDFFLVTYTLTAIAKDFGRPDKAIALSLTITLAFRPVGAFIFGLMADRFGRKIPLMIDLVFYSVVEVATGLVHSYAAFLVLRALFGIGMGGEWGVGASLAMEKAPAHRRGVLSGLLQEGYAVGNLLAALCFFFVFPRWGWRPMFFIGGIPALLALYVRSFVKESEVWERTRHRDWGAYGRGLVSHLPLFFYLFVLMMMMNFISHGTQDMYPTFLKRDWSFTPQRIAVISAIANVGAITGGILFGYYSDRVGRRRAIVSALVLAIVVIPLWAFSKTVPLLVVGGFTMQFMVQGAWGVIPAHINELAPDSVRGFLPGFAYQCGVAVAGTVAYIEAIFADRMTYATAMAFTAATVFILGAIAAWAGKEKRGVAFGEVAAVTME comes from the coding sequence ATGACCGCTCCGCGAACGTCCGCGGCCGTAGCGAAGCCGACCGCATACACGCCTCCGGAGGTCACCGGCCACCGCGCCGCCGTGGCCGCGAGCTTCCTCGGCTGGACGCTCGACGCGTTCGACTTTTTTCTCGTCACCTACACGCTGACGGCGATCGCCAAGGATTTCGGGCGCCCCGACAAGGCAATCGCGCTGTCGTTGACGATTACGCTCGCCTTCCGGCCAGTCGGCGCGTTCATCTTCGGCCTCATGGCGGACCGCTTCGGTCGCAAAATTCCGCTGATGATCGACCTCGTGTTCTACTCGGTGGTCGAAGTGGCGACGGGACTCGTACACTCGTACGCGGCGTTCCTCGTGCTGCGCGCCCTCTTCGGCATCGGCATGGGCGGCGAGTGGGGGGTCGGAGCGTCGCTCGCGATGGAGAAGGCGCCTGCCCACCGGCGCGGCGTGCTGTCGGGATTGCTGCAAGAGGGCTACGCGGTCGGCAACCTGCTCGCCGCTCTCTGCTTCTTCTTCGTGTTCCCGCGCTGGGGCTGGCGGCCGATGTTCTTCATCGGCGGCATCCCGGCGTTGCTCGCCCTGTACGTGCGGTCGTTCGTGAAGGAGTCCGAGGTCTGGGAGCGAACGCGACATCGGGACTGGGGCGCGTATGGACGCGGCCTCGTGTCGCACCTGCCGCTTTTCTTCTATCTGTTCGTGCTCATGATGATGATGAACTTCATCTCGCACGGCACGCAGGACATGTATCCGACGTTCCTCAAGCGCGACTGGAGCTTCACCCCGCAGCGGATCGCGGTGATCTCGGCGATCGCCAACGTCGGCGCGATCACCGGCGGCATTCTCTTCGGCTACTACTCCGACCGGGTCGGCCGCCGGCGCGCGATCGTGAGCGCGCTGGTGCTCGCCATCGTCGTGATTCCGCTCTGGGCGTTCTCGAAGACGGTGCCGCTCCTCGTCGTCGGCGGGTTCACGATGCAGTTCATGGTTCAGGGCGCGTGGGGTGTGATCCCGGCGCACATCAACGAGCTGGCGCCGGACTCGGTGCGCGGTTTCCTGCCGGGATTCGCCTACCAGTGCGGCGTCGCGGTGGCCGGGACGGTCGCGTACATCGAGGCGATCTTCGCCGACCGAATGACCTACGCGACCGCGATGGCGTTCACAGCGGCTACCGTCTTCATCCTCGGCGCGATTGCGGCATGGGCCGGCAAGGAAAAACGCGGCGTCGCATTCGGAGAAGTGGCAGCAGTAACGATGGAATAG